In one window of Leguminivora glycinivorella isolate SPB_JAAS2020 chromosome 10, LegGlyc_1.1, whole genome shotgun sequence DNA:
- the LOC125230728 gene encoding uncharacterized protein LOC125230728, giving the protein MIRTPIKTRSLARAERDAKTDVIRLSKSSPPHSMTIRPADTTFVAGSSHMETPQHIDVPHPLPAHSMLSKSSSALRKRLEYERAIEKAKIANELIDLKYEADLADLKSEKYSSHQSGITSRHSSHISNASKSTRQNVEDWIERSSQELDPLQRAPEDVDNPRDCDQPAAPDADSNGTIKLLATAVKNLTLASTKDKSHDNILSRMCMPRDLPKFSGDPLEWLQFKQAFEESTEVCKFTPKENLWRLRKCLHGQAKETVSALLMSAASPDRIMATLELRHGDPECIISRLIHDIKKLQPMSQEYQKDIVNFSVKVQNFVESVKAVGREEYVQGLSIVPLLISKIPPVLVSKWSDYSFPLIKEGGKSRLSIMSDFLNTEAVKIATTANVNLQNYRPEQNKQKQHDTITKVAPKAQAILLQTDQRDNTEKNDKCSFCRTQYHELPDCKKFKRALRKDRWRHVKKFGLCYKCISQRHDRETCSAPMCDKDNCGDAHHSLLHYEYIGKDGDTSISRPVDVNVSALPQPESNIVTEPTTSSSTSSPVTEAATCSIDTEKHVLLKVVPVNIHGPNGVFSTTAFLDDGSTVSLLSVELAARVGLFGHNETMRVCGAWKDDELVREATVVNLQLCLGQDDEPSATRTPLGWCIHGPVHVPRAPRAARPAHSAHATLHLCVVSEEDAVAHALRELHDEVRRSFAIDSLGVAGKPRENVDDVKAQEMLDKSAVLINGRWSVGLPWKDPHVSLPDSYPSAFKRLQGVEKKMRADKAYGLRYEERVNHLFENDFAREMADTSLTPNTWYLPHFGVDNPNKKKLRLVYDAAAKSQGKSLNDFLLTGPDLLASLFGIMVRFREDRVAVTGDIKDMFLRIKINPVDQNALRFLWRGRNPTGPVKTYAMTSLIFGANCSPFIAQYIKNKNASRFESSLPAAVAAIHCQHYMDDYIDSLPDEASAIEMVKNIRDIHSAGGFEIRNWMCNSAAVLDTIPKDILGDTAVKLGQDEHDDGERTLGLIWYPAKDELGFDVSFKRIPDSVIKGEQRPTKRVMLRVIMSIFDIFGFLSPFTTQGKVMLQDTWRLHIDWDGVIPDELYKKWCSWLELLKLIGEIRLPRWYQSCAVRCKMREELTATLPGSSLHAATQQSYNDLELHVFSDASLKAMSAVAYWRWKSNDQIFVSFVASKSRVSSVKPQTVPRLELQAALLAARLADSLAKAHRLNITRRHFWCDSSTVLHWIGNNTRRYKTFEANRLGEIDELSKPSEWRYVPTGLNVADIATRETFNYQSFLNEWFKGPEFLYSDETFWPANVLEPENEVTAQACMTIVQNSRTCFPVPDPERFPSFLRFLRTTACVLKFIHKCRGIALDDYALMQKAKQLILRQAQEDSFASEIQAVRVEKELSRDSRLRNLSPYLDENNVLRVSGRIDAVCDVSLEAKRPIILDGRHPTTRLLVKHYHMKAAHGHQEAVVNDLKQEYWIIQLRPTVKNVASRCMLCRLRKATPQVPRMERAPRDETLNTLLAEVEGIVNGRPLTHVSVEPGSSESLTPNHFLIGSSSRLPVHGVFDDSDLALRKQWRIAQRLADMYWKRWMKEFLPLLIPRKKWQQEQKSLSVGDLVLVVDPDSPRNVWPRGLIKSVLSRKDGRIRVVDVSTATGVLRRSVARVAPVPLVD; this is encoded by the exons ATGATTCGAACACCTATTAAGACACGAAGTCTTGCTCGCGCAGAGCGCGATGCAAAAACAGATGTCATTAGACTATCTAAGTCTTCGCCCCCGCACTCCATGACCATCCGACCTGCGGACACGACGTTCGTCGCCGGTAGCAGCCATATGGAAACACCGCAGCACATCGATGTGCCGCACCCGCTACCAGCGCACAGCATGTTGTCAAAGTCTTCGTCTGCCCTAAGGAAAAGGTTGGAATATGAGCGCGCTATTGAAAAGGCCAAGATTGCTAACGAGTTGATAGACCTGAAGTATGAGGCTGATCTGGCCGACCTAAAGTCCGAGAAATACAGTTCACACCAGAGTGGTATAACGTCACGTCACAGCTCCCACATTAGTAACGCTAGCAAGAGCACACGTCAAAATGTCGAAGACTGGATAGAGCGAAGCTCGCAAGAACTTGATCCGTTGCAGCGCGCCCCCGAGGATGTTGATAACCCGCGCGACTGCGACCAGCCGGCAGCTCCCGACGCCGACTCGAACGGTACGATCAAATTGCTTGCAACTGCAGTTAAAAATTTGACACTCGCTTCCACTAAAGATAAGTCACACGACAACATTTTGAGCCGCATGTGTATGCCGCGAGATTTACCCAAGTTTTCCGGCGATCCGCTCGAATGGTTACAATTTAAACAAGCGTTTGAGGAGTCTACTGAAGTATGTAAATTTACCCCGAAGGAAAACTTATGGCGATTACGTAAGTGTTTACATGGACAAGCTAAAGAAACCGTGTCAGCCCTGCTTATGTCCGCCGCCTCGCCTGATCGCATCATGGCGACACTTGAACTTCGTCACGGCGACCCCGAATGTATAATAAGCAGACTTATTCACGACATTAAGAAGCTTCAGCCCATGTCCCAAGAGTACCAGAAAGACATTGTCAATTTTTCTGTCAAAGTTCAAAACTTTGTCGAGTCTGTGAAGGCAGTGGGGCGCGAGGAGTATGTACAAGGTCTCAGTATTGTACCACTGCTAATTTCAAAGATACCACCAGTCCTTGTCTCTAAGTGGTCTGACTACAGCTTCCCATTGATTAAGGAGGGAGGAAAGTCACGATTGTCTATTATGTCCGATTTTCTGAACACCGAAGCTGTCAAGATCGCTACGACTGCTAACGTCAATCTACAAAATTATCGCCCTGAGCAAAATAAACAAAAGCAACACGATACTATTACGAAAGTTGCACCAAAAGCGCAAGCAATACTGTTGCAAACTGACCAACGTGACAACACAGAGAAGAACGATAAGTGCTCATTTTGCCGCACTCAATATCATGAGTTGCCTGATTGCAAGAAGTTTAAACGCGCCTTACGTAaagacagatggcgccacgttAAGAAGTTTGGACTTTGCTACAAATGCATATCGCAACGTCACGATCGTGAGACTTGTTCTGCCCCTATGTGCGACAAGGATAATTGCGGAGATGCACACCACAGTCTACTGCACTACGAATATATCGGCAAAGACGGCGATACTTCAATTTCTCGCCCCGTCGATGTAAATGTCAGCGCCTTGCCGCAGCCCGAGTCAAACATAGTCACAGAGCCTACAACATCGAGTTCTACGTCATCGCCTGTAACTGAAGCTGCGACATGCTCTATAGATACTGAAAAGCATGTACTATTGAAAGTAGTTCCTGTCAACATTCACGGGCCGAACGGCGTGTTTAGTACGACTGCATTTTTGGACGACGGGTCTACAGTTTCATTACTCAGCGTGGAGCTGGCGGCGCGCGTCGGCCTCTTCGGCCACAACGAGACCATGCGCGTGTGCGGCGCCTGGAAGGACGACGAACTCGTACGCGAAGCAACTGTTGTTAATTTAC AATTATGTTTAGGGCAGGATGATGAGCCGTCAGCAACACGTACCCCCTTAGGTTGGTGTATACACGGGCCGGTACACGTGCCACGCGCGCCGCGGGCTGCACGCCCCGCGCACTCGGCGCACGCTACGCTCCACTTGTGCGTGGTGTCTGAGGAAGACGCCGTCGCGCACGCCCTGCGTGAGCTACACGACGAGGTACGCCGCTCGTTTGCGATCGACTCTTTGGGTGTTGCAGGTAAGCCTAGAGAGAATGTTGACGATGTGAAAGCGCAGGAAATGTTAGACAAGTCTGCAGTGCTCATCAATGGCAGGTGGTCAGTGGGTCTACCATGGAAGGATCCGCACGTCAGCTTGCCCGATAGTTACCCTAGCGCCTTTAAGCGGTTACAGGGTGTAGAAAAAAAGATGCGAGCTGACAAAGCTTATGGACTCAGGTACGAGGAACGTGTCAACCATTTGTTTGAAAACGATTTCGCTCGCGAAATGGCCGACACGTCACTCACGCCCAATACGTGGTATTTACCACATTTTGGAGTCGATAATCCTAACAAGAAAAAGCTGCGTTTGGTTTATGACGCAGCAGCTAAAAGTCAAGGAAAGTCCCTCAATGATTTTCTTCTAACGGGACCGGACTTACTCGCTTCCTTGTTCGGCATTATGGTTCGTTTTCGAGAGGATAGGGTAGCAGTAACCGGTGACATAAAagatatgtttttgagaataaAAATCAATCCTGTAGATCAAAACGCCCTCAGATTCCTGTGGAGAGGTAGGAACCCCACAGGTCCAGTGAAGACATACGCGATGACGTCGCTGATTTTCGGCGCGAACTGCTCTCCATTCATTGCGCAGTACATAAAGAACAAGAACGCTAGCAGGTTCGAGTCTTCGCTTCCAGCTGCCGTCGCTGCTATACACTGCCAGCACTACATGGATGACTATATCGATAGTCTGCCGGACGAAGCTTCCGCCATCGAGATGGTAAAGAATATTCGAGATATTCACAGCGCCGGAGGTTTCGAAATCCGCAACTGGATGTGTAATAGCGCAGCCGTGCTCGACACTATACCTAAGGATATTTTAGGTGATACAGCTGTGAAGTTAGGACAGGACGAACATGACGATGGTGAGCGGACTCTTGGTCTGATATGGTACCCTGCTAAGGATGAACTAGGGTTCGATGTGTCATTCAAGCGCATTCCTGATAGCGTCATCAAAGGCGAACAAAGACCTACCAAGAGGGTTATGCTACGTGTCATTATGTCAATCTTTGACATTTTCGGGTTTTTGTCACCTTTCACTACACAGGGTAAAGTTATGCTGCAGGACACCTGGCGTCTCCATATCGACTGGGACGGTGTTATTCCAGAcgaattatataaaaaatggtGCAGTTGGTTGGAACTACTGAAACTTATTGGAGAAATTCGTCTGCCAAGATGGTACCAGTCGTGCGCTGTCAGGTGCAAGATGCGAGAAGAGTTGACAGCAACTCTACCAGGCTCTTCTCTTCATGCCGCGACCCAGCAAAGCTACAACGACTTAGAGCTACATGTATTTAGTGATGCCTCACTTAAAGCTATGTCAGCTGTCGCGTACTGGCGTTGGAAGAGTAACGACCAAATATTTGTCTCGTTTGTTGCCAGCAAAAGCCGCGTTTCGTCGGTGAAACCTCAAACTGTGCCACGATTGGAACTCCAAGCTGCGTTGTTAGCAGCTCGACTCGCTGACTCACTAGCGAAAGCACATCGTTTGAACATCACTCGGCGGCACTTCTGGTGTGATTCAAGTACCGTGCTACACTGGATAGGCAACAACACTCGTCGATACAAAACATTTGAAGCTAACAGACTTGGCGAGATCGACGAACTGTCAAAACCCTCTGAGTGGAGATATGTACCCACAGGACTGAACGTGGCAGACATTGCCACAAGAGAAACGTTCAATTATCAGTCTTTTCTCAACGAGTGGTTCAAGGGACCTGAGTTTTTGTACAGCGATGAGACTTTCTGGCCAGCGAATGTCCTGGAACCTGAAAATGAAGTCACTGCTCAAGCTTGTATGACCATAGTACAAAACTCACGTACATGTTTCCCGGTTCCTGACCCTGAGCGCTTCCCCTCGTTTCTGCGATTTCTGAGAACTACTGCTTGTGTTCTAAAGTTTATTCACAAATGCAGAGGAATTGCCCTTGATGACTACGCCCTGATGCAGAAGGCAAAACAACTAATCTTGCGGCAGGCTCAAGAGGATTCCTTCGCTAGTGAAATACAAGCAGTCAGGGTGGAAAAAGAGTTGTCACGCGATAGTCGACTGAGAAATCTATCTCCCTACTTGGACGAGAACAATGTCTTACGCGTAAGCGGCCGCATAGATGCTGTTTGCGACGTATCCCTGGAAGCTAAAAGACCCATTATTCTTGACGGGCGACATCCTACTACTCGGCTCTTGGTCAAGCACTACCATATGAAGGCTGCACACGGACACCAAGAAGCGGTAGTGAATGATCTAAAACAAGAATATTGGATAATCCAGCTTCGACCTACCGTGAAAAATGTTGCGTCTCGTTGTATGCTCTGCAGGTTAAGAAAGGCTACCCCTCAGGTGCCTCGGATGG AACGAGCGCCTCGAGACGAGACTCTGAACACCCTGCTAGCGGAAGTGGAAGGGATAGTCAACGGTCGACCATTGACACACGTGTCGGTAGAACCGGGATCATCTGAATCACTAACGCCCAACCATTTCCTTATTGGTTCTTCATCCAGATTGCCAGTTCATGGCGTATTTGACGATTCGGACTTAGCTTTAAGAAAGCAATGGCGAATAGCGCAGCGATTGGCCGACATGTACTGGAAACGCTGGATGAAGGAGTTCCTCCCACTTTTAATACCGAGAAAGAAGTGGCAACAGGAGCAGAAGTCACTGAGTGTCGGTGACCTTGTGCTCGTCGTTGACCCTGATTCCCCTCGAAACGTTTGGCCACGGGGCCTCATAAAGAGTGTCCTGTCTAGAAAAGATGGTCGCATCAGAGTAGTCGATGTCAGCACCGCTACTGGTGTACTGCGCCGGTCGGTGGCGCGCGTGGCTCCTGTACCATTAGTTGATTAG